The following are encoded in a window of Telmatobacter sp. DSM 110680 genomic DNA:
- a CDS encoding efflux RND transporter permease subunit, which produces MSKFFIRRPIVAIVIAILTVVIGVVAMLTLPISQYPNIVPPEILVTATYPGADAKTVSQAVSTPIEQQMNGVDNMIYMNSVSANNGVVQLFVDFDVKTDPNIDQVLAQLRVDQAQSQLPAQVTTAGLTVQKALTSPLMLIAISSPGGKLSQDFLTNYAIINLQDQIARVKGVSRVQTFGGQYALRVWVQPDKLAKLGVTATDVISAIQTQNNVNPAGQIGGEPIPQGQQFTYTVRTQGRLVKPEEFGNIILRANPDGSILHLKDVARIELGDQAYGISGRYNQAPAGVMAIYQLPGSNAVETAAAVNKRIKELSATFPPSIAYSVPLDTTKAVTAGIREIVYTLLEALGLVVIVVFIFLQGWRATLIPLLAVPVSLIGTFIIFPALGFSINTLSLFGLVLAIGLVVDDAIIVVEAVEHHIDEGMDPKSATEKAMEEVGGPVVAIALILAAVFIPTAAIPGITGRMYQQFAVTIAISVLISAFNALTLSPALASLLLKPREEGRKPGMLGRGFALFNKFFKRNTDAFVGTSRVLIHKSGFAMLALVVVGFVAVYLGSSLPGGFIPTEDQGYMFLALQLPDGASAQRTDAAQQRITSALLKTPGIEGVIAVTNFSLLTQVQSTNAGFFFVNLKPWAVRKSKEEQLEYIQGNLQKQLAGNPDGIAFAFPPPSIPGIGTSGGVTMILEDRSGTDDPATLTKNVFTFLGALSKRPEIAAAIPSYQPAVPQLYADVDKEKALQQQVDLPTIYTTMQTFMGGYLVNYFNRFGRQWQTYVEAEGTSRTNIANIDQFYVRSANGSQVPLSSLVKVSQITGPEFIYRFNEFNAAQLNITGAPGYSSGQVRKALEEVFKQTMPPGAGFDYSGMSFQEQQAAEGIPSWAVFGLSLIFVFLILAALYESWTLPFSVLLSTPVAILGAYLALHARHFENDIFATIGLVMLIGLSAKNAILIVEFAKMNYERGESICNAALDAARLRFRPIVMTALAFIVGCLPLWTASGSGAASRQILGTVVVGGMALSTILGLVFIPVTFAVVEFVSHRFVRGGKGTTMDSMCGPNVSTAPIGAEPGTEGGQA; this is translated from the coding sequence ATGTCAAAATTCTTCATCCGGCGTCCGATCGTCGCCATTGTCATCGCAATTCTCACCGTGGTCATCGGTGTTGTTGCGATGCTTACGCTTCCTATCTCGCAGTACCCCAACATTGTTCCACCCGAAATTCTGGTCACCGCCACCTACCCTGGCGCGGATGCCAAGACCGTTAGTCAGGCGGTATCGACGCCCATCGAGCAACAGATGAACGGCGTCGACAATATGATCTATATGAACTCCGTGAGTGCAAATAACGGAGTCGTGCAGCTGTTTGTTGACTTTGATGTCAAGACGGATCCGAACATTGACCAGGTACTTGCGCAGCTTCGTGTCGATCAGGCTCAGTCGCAACTTCCCGCGCAGGTAACAACAGCGGGACTTACAGTGCAGAAAGCGCTCACTTCGCCGCTCATGCTAATTGCCATCAGCTCTCCAGGCGGCAAATTGAGCCAGGATTTTCTCACCAACTACGCCATCATCAATCTTCAAGATCAGATCGCACGGGTAAAGGGTGTTTCCCGCGTTCAGACATTTGGCGGGCAGTATGCGCTGCGCGTCTGGGTCCAGCCGGACAAGCTTGCCAAGCTGGGAGTTACTGCAACGGACGTGATCTCTGCAATTCAAACGCAGAACAACGTTAATCCGGCCGGGCAGATTGGCGGAGAGCCGATACCGCAGGGGCAGCAATTTACGTATACGGTTCGCACCCAGGGCCGACTGGTGAAGCCTGAGGAATTTGGAAATATAATCCTTCGCGCAAATCCCGATGGCTCAATTCTTCATTTGAAAGACGTAGCTCGTATCGAATTGGGAGATCAGGCTTACGGCATCTCGGGCCGTTACAATCAGGCGCCCGCGGGCGTGATGGCAATCTATCAATTGCCTGGCTCCAATGCGGTTGAAACTGCGGCGGCCGTAAACAAGCGCATCAAGGAGCTCTCGGCCACTTTTCCGCCGAGCATTGCGTACAGCGTGCCGCTTGACACCACAAAGGCTGTTACCGCCGGCATTCGGGAGATCGTGTACACTCTGCTTGAAGCCCTCGGCCTTGTCGTAATCGTCGTCTTTATTTTTCTCCAAGGCTGGCGCGCAACCTTGATTCCTTTGTTGGCGGTGCCAGTCTCTCTTATCGGCACATTCATCATTTTTCCCGCTCTGGGTTTTTCGATCAACACGCTGTCGCTATTCGGCTTGGTGCTTGCCATTGGCCTGGTGGTCGATGACGCCATCATTGTCGTTGAAGCAGTTGAACATCATATCGACGAGGGAATGGATCCGAAATCCGCAACTGAAAAGGCGATGGAAGAGGTAGGTGGTCCTGTAGTCGCTATCGCCTTAATCCTCGCAGCGGTCTTCATTCCTACAGCAGCAATTCCGGGCATCACCGGGCGCATGTATCAGCAGTTCGCCGTCACGATTGCGATTTCGGTTTTAATCTCAGCGTTCAACGCCCTCACACTTTCTCCGGCCCTCGCCTCGTTGCTTCTCAAACCTCGCGAGGAAGGCCGCAAACCTGGCATGCTGGGGAGAGGATTCGCGCTCTTCAACAAATTCTTTAAGCGAAATACCGATGCCTTTGTCGGCACTTCGCGCGTTCTCATTCACAAATCCGGTTTTGCCATGCTTGCCTTGGTTGTGGTTGGATTTGTTGCCGTGTACCTCGGCAGCAGTCTTCCCGGTGGTTTCATCCCCACTGAGGACCAGGGCTACATGTTTCTGGCGCTGCAGCTTCCCGACGGGGCCTCAGCGCAGCGCACCGATGCCGCACAACAAAGGATCACTAGCGCATTGCTGAAAACGCCCGGCATTGAAGGTGTTATCGCTGTTACTAATTTCTCGCTCCTCACACAGGTGCAAAGCACGAACGCTGGATTCTTTTTTGTCAACCTCAAGCCATGGGCGGTCCGCAAGAGCAAAGAAGAACAGCTCGAGTACATTCAGGGAAATCTGCAGAAGCAACTTGCGGGTAATCCGGATGGCATCGCTTTCGCATTCCCGCCGCCTTCCATTCCGGGTATCGGCACATCGGGCGGCGTCACAATGATCCTCGAAGACCGCTCAGGGACGGACGATCCGGCAACCCTCACAAAGAATGTGTTTACATTTCTCGGCGCGCTTTCAAAACGACCCGAGATCGCCGCGGCCATTCCGTCCTATCAGCCAGCTGTGCCGCAGCTTTACGCGGATGTGGACAAGGAAAAAGCGCTCCAGCAACAGGTCGATCTCCCGACGATCTATACAACGATGCAGACCTTCATGGGCGGCTATCTCGTGAACTACTTCAATCGATTCGGCCGTCAGTGGCAGACCTATGTTGAGGCGGAAGGCACGTCGCGAACGAATATCGCAAACATCGACCAGTTTTACGTGCGCAGCGCGAATGGAAGCCAGGTTCCGCTCAGCTCGCTTGTTAAAGTCAGCCAGATCACCGGTCCCGAGTTTATCTACCGATTCAATGAATTCAATGCGGCTCAGTTGAACATCACGGGCGCGCCCGGATACAGCTCAGGCCAGGTGCGAAAGGCACTGGAGGAAGTTTTCAAGCAGACGATGCCCCCGGGCGCAGGATTCGACTATTCCGGCATGTCATTCCAGGAACAACAGGCGGCAGAGGGGATACCGTCGTGGGCGGTCTTCGGTCTCTCGCTGATCTTCGTCTTCCTTATCCTTGCTGCGCTTTATGAAAGCTGGACTCTGCCGTTCAGTGTCCTGCTCAGTACTCCTGTAGCGATTTTGGGAGCTTATCTTGCATTGCATGCCCGGCATTTCGAGAACGACATCTTTGCGACCATCGGGCTTGTCATGCTCATTGGTCTTTCGGCGAAGAACGCGATCCTGATTGTCGAATTCGCAAAGATGAATTACGAACGTGGGGAGAGCATCTGCAACGCTGCGCTCGATGCGGCGCGTCTGCGCTTTCGGCCGATCGTGATGACGGCACTGGCCTTCATCGTTGGCTGTTTGCCCCTTTGGACTGCAAGTGGTTCGGGAGCCGCCTCTCGCCAGATTCTTGGTACTGTCGTCGTCGGAGGCATGGCGCTCTCGACCATCCTGGGGCTGGTGTTCATTCCCGTCACCTTCGCTGTGGTGGAATTTGTTTCGCATCGCTTTGTAAGAGGTGGCAAGGGAACCACAATGGACTCCATGTGCGGTCCTAACGTCTCAACCGCGCCAATCGGGGCAGAGCCGGGTACAGAAGGAGGGCAGGCATGA
- a CDS encoding efflux RND transporter periplasmic adaptor subunit — MKVAVVKARQTDVPLTGEWVGTLDGYVNAQIQPQANGYLIRQDYREGSLVRQGEVLFEIDPRPFEAALQQAQGQLGQAQAQLALAEINVNRDTPLAEARAIAKSQLDNEIQQRAQAEAAVKTAEAAVATANLNLGFTKVRSLITGVAGQATTQVGNLVSTQSVLTSVSQLDPIKVYFSISDSEYLALTKRAGAGSSDLLHSASKLPLRLTLSNGEVYPQIGRVVFVDRQLNSQTGAIRIAASFPNPGNVLRPGQFGRVRAETETLHNAVLVPQVAVTEFQGQEQVYTVAANNTVHANNVKLGPQFGDSWVVEGGLAGGSLVVVDNLQKLREGAPVIAQTSESHPGTSPSTQPAGR; from the coding sequence ATGAAAGTGGCAGTTGTTAAAGCTCGCCAGACCGATGTGCCGCTAACCGGCGAGTGGGTCGGCACGCTTGACGGTTACGTCAATGCACAGATCCAACCCCAGGCAAACGGGTATCTTATTCGGCAGGATTATCGCGAAGGTTCGCTGGTGAGACAGGGCGAGGTTCTTTTCGAGATCGATCCTCGTCCATTTGAAGCTGCGCTTCAACAGGCGCAGGGACAGCTTGGACAAGCGCAGGCGCAGCTTGCCCTTGCCGAGATCAATGTTAACCGCGACACTCCGCTTGCTGAGGCTCGCGCAATTGCGAAGAGCCAACTCGACAACGAAATCCAGCAGAGGGCGCAGGCAGAAGCGGCGGTGAAGACGGCAGAAGCCGCTGTGGCGACAGCGAATCTTAACCTCGGGTTCACCAAGGTTCGATCGCTGATCACGGGCGTAGCGGGACAGGCCACAACCCAGGTTGGAAATCTCGTCAGCACACAATCGGTGTTAACTTCGGTTTCGCAGCTCGATCCTATCAAGGTCTATTTTTCCATAAGCGACAGCGAATATCTCGCGCTGACGAAACGAGCCGGCGCCGGAAGTAGTGACCTGCTTCACAGTGCTTCGAAGCTCCCGCTTAGGCTGACTCTTTCGAATGGGGAAGTGTACCCGCAAATCGGCCGGGTAGTTTTTGTTGATCGACAGCTAAATTCGCAGACCGGGGCCATTCGTATCGCTGCATCTTTTCCAAACCCGGGCAATGTTCTGCGTCCAGGCCAGTTCGGCCGGGTTAGGGCCGAAACTGAAACACTTCACAACGCAGTGCTCGTTCCACAGGTGGCAGTAACTGAATTTCAAGGGCAGGAGCAGGTTTATACCGTGGCAGCCAACAACACGGTTCACGCGAACAATGTGAAACTTGGCCCGCAGTTCGGCGATAGCTGGGTTGTAGAAGGGGGCCTTGCCGGCGGATCACTCGTTGTCGTCGACAATCTACAAAAGCTTCGTGAAGGTGCACCGGTCATCGCTCAAACTTCCGAATCTCATCCCGGCACTTCGCCGTCGACACAACCGGCCGGCAGGTAA
- a CDS encoding cytochrome c3 family protein, giving the protein MNRQRIVTAVFAGFLAISSFLHAQISPGPLAKAHQSLTGDTNCTKCHAVSTRAPLFRCLECHQEIAAEQKQNRGLHASYPHSGPEGTACVKCHSDHNGVNFQMIHWDPTPTGFDHSKTGYALDGKHFGVSCRSCHMAQHVSVQARSLLGSKDLNHTWMGLSPSCGTCHEDKHQGRFGADCARCHSTTDWKTANVSKEGFDHSKTRFPLTGEHRYVLCKSCHTQGEDGQPRYSGLAFTNCSDCHRVDPHKGAFKQGCDSCHTTFTWKKSTFSTTFDHSKTHFALEGKHAAVGCVECHTGGDFKTPIAHDACVDCHKPDPHGGQFAKRSDGGKCESCHTVQGWSPSTFSAAEHAKTGFPLVFPHAQAKCASCHVPAGKETRFKIKYALCIDCHKDEHDGQFAAAPWNDRCEKCHDGATFKTTSYSLALHQKSNFPLTGGHIAIACISCHKAPSGTKVIPYHFSQLACTTCHEDVHHGQFAERMAAHNAAGRPPGCEACHSTKGWNGLTKFNHDATRFPLVGSHRAVACAECHKPRNLELTMRHVDFTKTPDKCGECHENPHADQFGSRAQQCESCHNSNKWRPSLFDHERTGFPLKGGHENVACSACHTLKRRINEAEVLFYKPTPKNCEACHGGNIPKARVTSAWHQDEEKFILRAHDYGLL; this is encoded by the coding sequence GTGAATAGACAACGAATCGTGACGGCGGTGTTCGCGGGCTTCCTTGCGATCTCTTCCTTTCTCCATGCGCAGATTTCGCCGGGACCGCTGGCGAAAGCACATCAGAGCCTCACAGGCGACACGAACTGCACCAAGTGTCACGCTGTGTCGACACGCGCACCGTTGTTCCGCTGTCTGGAATGCCACCAGGAAATCGCCGCCGAGCAGAAGCAGAACCGCGGATTGCATGCGTCCTACCCTCATTCAGGACCAGAGGGTACGGCTTGCGTGAAGTGCCACTCGGATCACAACGGAGTGAACTTCCAGATGATCCATTGGGATCCGACGCCGACGGGTTTCGATCACTCAAAGACCGGATACGCACTCGACGGGAAGCATTTCGGAGTGAGCTGCCGCTCGTGCCACATGGCGCAACATGTTTCGGTGCAGGCGCGATCCCTACTTGGGTCAAAAGACCTGAATCACACATGGATGGGGTTATCGCCGAGTTGCGGCACGTGCCACGAAGACAAGCACCAGGGAAGGTTCGGAGCCGATTGTGCGCGGTGCCACTCTACAACGGACTGGAAGACGGCAAATGTCAGTAAGGAAGGATTTGATCACTCAAAGACACGGTTTCCGCTGACGGGAGAACACCGCTACGTGCTTTGTAAGAGCTGCCATACGCAGGGTGAGGATGGACAGCCGCGCTACTCGGGACTCGCGTTTACGAACTGTTCTGACTGTCACCGCGTGGATCCGCACAAGGGCGCATTTAAGCAGGGGTGCGACTCTTGTCACACAACGTTTACGTGGAAAAAGTCGACGTTCTCGACAACATTCGATCATTCGAAGACGCACTTCGCGCTCGAAGGCAAACACGCGGCCGTTGGCTGTGTCGAGTGCCACACCGGTGGAGATTTCAAAACACCTATCGCACATGATGCTTGTGTTGACTGCCACAAGCCGGATCCACACGGCGGACAGTTTGCGAAGCGCAGTGATGGAGGCAAATGCGAGAGTTGTCACACCGTTCAGGGATGGTCGCCGTCAACATTCTCGGCTGCGGAGCATGCAAAGACAGGATTTCCGTTGGTCTTTCCGCACGCACAGGCGAAGTGTGCATCATGTCATGTGCCAGCAGGCAAAGAGACGCGATTCAAGATTAAGTATGCACTCTGCATTGACTGCCACAAGGACGAGCATGATGGCCAATTCGCCGCCGCCCCATGGAATGACCGATGCGAAAAGTGTCACGATGGAGCAACGTTCAAGACGACCAGCTACTCACTTGCGTTGCACCAGAAGTCCAACTTCCCACTGACCGGAGGTCACATCGCAATTGCCTGCATCAGTTGTCACAAAGCACCGAGCGGCACCAAAGTAATCCCTTATCACTTCAGTCAACTGGCATGTACGACCTGTCACGAGGATGTGCATCACGGGCAGTTCGCGGAACGGATGGCTGCGCACAATGCTGCAGGTCGACCTCCGGGGTGCGAGGCCTGTCATTCAACGAAGGGATGGAACGGCCTGACAAAATTCAATCACGATGCGACGCGGTTTCCGCTGGTGGGATCGCACCGGGCAGTGGCATGCGCGGAATGTCACAAACCGCGGAATCTCGAACTCACGATGCGCCACGTTGACTTCACAAAAACCCCTGATAAATGCGGGGAATGCCACGAAAACCCTCATGCCGATCAATTTGGAAGCCGCGCGCAGCAGTGCGAATCATGCCACAACAGCAACAAGTGGCGGCCTTCGTTATTTGATCATGAAAGGACAGGATTTCCGCTGAAGGGAGGTCATGAGAATGTCGCATGTTCTGCATGCCACACGCTGAAGAGACGGATCAATGAAGCCGAGGTGCTGTTCTACAAGCCAACGCCGAAGAACTGCGAGGCGTGTCATGGTGGGAACATTCCAAAGGCAAGAGTGACCAGCGCCTGGCACCAAGATGAAGAGAAGTTCATCTTGAGAGCACATGACTATGGCCTTTTGTAA